The genomic stretch GTGCAGACCGTGCAGTCGCAGTTCGGCTGGCACGTGCTGGTCGTCACCAAGCGCACCGAGGCCGGCGTGACCCCCGCCGCCGACGCGGCGCCCCTGATCCGCGAGCAGCTCGGCCGCGAGGCCGCGCAGCGCTACCTGGACACCCAGATCGCCAAGCTGAAGATCGAGTCGCGCCCCGAGGTGGTCACGGTCGCGGCCCCGGCGCCCGCACCGGCAGCGGCGCCCGCTCCCGGCACCGCGCCGGCCACGCCGGCCCCCGCGACGCCGGCCGAACCGGCCACGCCGCCCTCGAACTGAGGCCACGGGAAGACCGGGACAGTGGGGACAGGGACGACGGTGCCTGTCCCCTCCGTCCTGCGGGTGCCGGATCGACCGGAGCAGGATCACGCCCGCGCCTTCCAACCGTGTGCTAACCCGCACGGTGCACCATCAGTGCAGGCGGGCACTCCGCCCACAGGAGGCCCGACATGAACCCGAGCGACCGACCCGACCTGAGCCCACTCCATCTGGACGGGGACACCGACGATGGGATGACCGGCACGATCCTGAGCCGCCGCCGTGCCCTGCGCCTGCTGGGCCTGGGGGGTGGGGCCGCTGCCCTGGGTGCGGGTGGTGTGCTCGCCCAGCGAGGCGGCGGCCCCGGGGGGATGTCAGGGGCCGGGGGCACCAGCGCCGGCACGAGCGGCGCGGCCGGCCTGCCCGGCTGCGTGGTGCGCCCGGCCATGACCGAGGGGCCGTATTTCGTCGAGAGCGAGCCGCGCCGTTCGGACATCCGCAGGGACAGCACCACGGGCAGGCTGAGTGCCGGCGTCCCGCTCACCCTGAGCTTCGTGGTCAGCCGGGTCGCGGTAGGCGGCTGCACGCCGCGCAGCGGCGTCCTGATCGACGTGTGGCACTGCGACGCGCTGGGCGTGTATTCGGACGTGCAGGGCAACACCGGGGACTTCCTGCGCGGCTCGCAGGTCACGGACGCGCAGGGCCGGGCGAGGTTCACGACCATCTATCCGGGGTGGTACCAGGGCCGGGCGGTACACATCCACTTCAAGCTGCGCCCGCTCGACGCCAGTGGAAGGGCCACAGGCGAGTTCACCTCACAGCTGTTCTTCCCCGAGAACGTGAACACGGCCGTGTTCGCCCGCGCGCCCTACCGCCAGAAGGGCACGAAGGCCGACACGCCCAACGCCACCGACGGGATCTACCGCAACGGTGGGAACCAGCTCCTGCTGGACGTGAAGGGTGATGCCAGCAGGGGCTATGCGGCAACCTTCGACGTGGGGCTGAACATCGGCTGATCCCCGCTGATCCCAGACGGCCCCGCCCTCCACACGGAGACGGGGCCTGTGCCGTACGCGGCCAAACCGCGGTGGGGGCCAATCAGATGGTCAGTTCGCTGCCCAGCGCCTTGAGCTTGAAGCGGGCCATGGCCAGGTTCGCGCGGTCGCGGTTGAGCACCAGATACAGGAACAGCGGCTGCCTGGGAATCAGGTACAGGATGTGGTACTGCGTGTCGAGCGTGATCAGGATGTCCTCGATGCCACCCTTGATGCCCAGCATCTCCATGGTGCGGAGCTTGGCGCGGACGACCTCGGTGTTGCCGGCGGCGGCCATGTCCAGATTGACGCCGCTGCCCATCTTGCCCAGCGGCATGCCGCTGCTGTGGTCGACCAGGGCGGCAGCCAACGCTCCGTCGATGGTGTTCAGGGCCGTTTCCAGGGTGGCGTTGATGTTCGACATAGCACAGACCTCACGGGGGGTGGAATCGCGCAGCGGCTCGGGCTGGCGGAGAGACGACGGGGTGGAGGGCGGGGGCACCGTGCCGGAGGACGGATCCGTGTTCTCAGTCGGGCCGGCCTCCGCCACAGTGGGAGGCGCGCGGCTCGACTCGTCCTGCCGCTTCATGGCTTCCATCAGCAGGCCCTGGAGCGGGGTACGGATCACGGTGTGCTGGTTGCGGTACGAGCGCTCCAGCGTGGTGACCGCGTGCTCCCACGACAGCAGCTCCAGTGCGGCGGTCTCGCCGGCCTGCCCGGACTCGTGCACATAGGCGTCGACGATGTCGCCGGCCCGCAGGTGCAGACGACCCCACGCCCGGCCCTCGCCGCGCCGGACGAGCAGGGATACGCTGCGCCGCTCCCAGTGCAACATCTGAAGCAGGTTTGGCAGCGACACCCCCCGGATCAGACCGAAACACAGCCGCTGGAGTTCCTGCTCGACCGCCGCGTGCAGGGACGCGAGATCCGGCGAGGTCAGGCAGGTCATGTCGCCATAGGTCTCGACCAGGGGGTGAGCGTTCACATCCGGCCCCGCCGTGAAGGCCAGGAACGCCGTCTGCGGCCACGACAACCGGGCATGCTCCAGCAGCGCGGCCGCGTCGGGCTGGCCGGCCGACAGCTGCATGACCACGAGGTTGGGCGCGGTCTCTCCCATGATCAGGATGGCGTCGCCGGCCCGCGTGGCGTCGCTGACGATGCACTGCTGGAGCGAGGCGCTGCGCCCGCCCACCGCCTCGCCCAGGGGTGGGCGCAGCTCGGACATGAACAGCACCCGGAGCGGCCCGGCGTTCTGGGTGAAACTATGCAGTTCACCGACCGGTTCTCCCAGCTCAGGCAGTCGTTCAGGCACCACCGCACGGTAGGCGGCGTGGTGCGACACGAATCTTACTGAGCCGGTTCAGGCGCTGCCTTACGACTTGCCACCCGGGCGACGCTGCCGCCGCGCCGTGTCGGGTTTCGCATGGACGTCCGCAGACCGGCCGGTTCCGGTCAGCCGCACAGACCCTTAGACCTCCGGAGTGGTCACCGGCACTCTGGGAGTAGCCTGAGGCATGACCACCACGGGCAAGAAGCAGCTCAACTGGAACAGCCACCACGTCACCCAGGGCGACGAGCGCGCCCCGAACCGCGCGATGCTGCGCGCCGTGGGCTTCGAGGACGGCGACTTCGAGAAGCCGATCATCGGCGTGGCGCACGCGCAGAGCAACATCACGCCATGCAACAACGGGCTGGGCGAACTCGCCGACCACATCACGGGGGCCATCCGCGAGGGCGGCGGCATGCCGCAGATCTACGGCACGATCACCGTGTCCGACGGCATCAGCATGGGCACCGAGGGCATGAAGTGCTCGCTGGTGAGCCGCGAGGTGATCGCGGACTCTATCGAGACGGTCAGCCGCGGGCAGAGCCACGACGGCGTGATCGTGGTCGGCGGCTGCGACAAGAACATGCCGGGGGCCATGATCGGCATTGCCCGCCTGAACATCCCGGCGGTGTTCGTGTACGGCGGCACCATCAAACCCGGCCACTACGACGGAAAAGACCTGACCATCGTGTCCGTGTTCGAGGCCGTGGGAGCCTACGGCGCGGGCAAGATCTCCCGCGAGGACTTCACCGAGATCGAGAAGCGCGCGTGCCCCGGCAACGGCAGCTGCGGCGGCATGTACACCGCGAACACCATGTCCAGCGCCTTCGAGGCCATGGGCATGAGCCTGCCGTATTCCAGCACCATGAGCGCCGTGGACGCCGAGAAGGCCGTGTCCTCTGCCGACTCCGCCCGCGCCCTGCTGAAACTCATCGAGCAGGACATCCGCCCGCTGGACATCCTGACCAAGAAGGCCTTCGAGAACGCCATCACCGTGATCATGGCCGTGGGCGGCAGCACCAACGCCGTGCTGCACCTCATGGCGATCGCGCACGCCTGCGACATCGACCTGACGCTCGCCGACTTCGAGCGCATCCGCGAGGCCACCCCCGTGTTCTGTGACCTCAAGCCCAGCGGGCAGTACGTGGCGACCGACCTGCACGAGGTCGGCGGCATCCCGCGCGTGATGAAGATGCTGCTGAAGGAGGGCCTGCTCCACGGCGACTGCCTGACCGTGACCGGCAAGACGGTCGCCGAGAACCTCGCGGACGAGAAGGACGCGCCGGACGCCGGGCAGGACGTGATCCGCCCCTACGACCAGCCGATCTACACCGAGGGGCACCTCGCCATCCTGCGCGGGAACCTCGCCGAGGAGGGCAGTGTCGCCAAGATCAGCGGCCTGAAGAGCATCAAGATCACCGGCCCCGCCCGCGTGTTCGACAGTGAAGAGGAGTGCATGCACGCGATCATGGCCGACCAGATCCGGGCCGGCGACGTGCTCGTGATCCGCTATGAAGGCCCCAAAGGCGGCCCCGGCATGCGCGAGATGCTCTCCCCCACCAGCGCGATCATCGGCAAGGGCCTGGGCGACAGCGTGGGCCTGATCACCGACGGGCGCTTCAGTGGCGGCACCTTCGGCCTGGTCGTGGGCCACGTCGCGCCCGAGGCCTTCGTCGGCGGCACGATTGCCCTGGTGCACGAGGGCGACACCATCGAACTGAACGCCGAGACGCTGCAACTGACGCTGCACGTTGATGACGCTGAGATCGAGCGCCGCCGCGCCGCGTGGGTGCAGCCGGAGCCGAGGTACAGGCGCGGCGTGCTCGCCAAGTACGCCAAGCTGGTCAGCAGCGCGAGCGTCGGGGCGTACACGGACTGAACGAAGCTTCAGAGTCGAACGATGGGGTCGCTTCACCTTCGGGTGGGCGGCCTTTCGTTCAGGAGGAGCCTCCAGAAAACCTGACTGTCGCCCGGCAGCGGGTGCAGCTTCCGTCGGGAGTGGACGGCATCGTGAATGCGCAGTGGTTCGCCCAGGACGGTGCCGTCAGGATTGTCGCCTTTCCTCCAGAGCAGGCGTAGCGATGCGAGTGAGCCATTCGGTCATGAGCAGGCGTTCGGCGGCGGAGAGGGCCGCCGACTCCGGCAACAGGGCGTTCAGGGTCACGGCGGCCTGTGACAGCCCTGTGCCGCTTCGCGGGGCCGCGCCGCCAGTCATGGTTGCCAGCACACTCTCGCGTGCCAGTACCGACAGGCTGAGGTCTCGCTGGTCTTCGGGCAGGGACAGGAGGGTGAGCACCACACCGCTGCCTGCCGCATGGAACAGCTGGGCCGCCTGCTCCTCGCTGACCCGCAACTGCCCGGCCTGGGCCAGTGCCCGGATCTTCCGATGGAGGTAGCCCCGGCCGGCGGTGTCGGCCGGGAGTGCGCGATCTGGACGCGGATCGCCCACCATCAGCACGTAGATGGCCGGGTGTGACAGACCGAACGCCACATGCAGGTTCCACCCGTCGCGCAGGTCATCCAGCGGGTCTTTGCCGCTTGCGCTGCCCTGTTTCTGGTGCAGGTACCGGGCGAAGCCCTGCTCGGCCACGGCGTCCAGCAGTCCGCGTTTGTCGCCGAACAGCCGGTAGAGCGTCGGGGCCTGCACGCCGGCAGCGGCGGCCACATTGCGCGTGGTCAGGGCGTCGCGGCCATCGCGGATCAGCAGGGCGATGGCCGCGTCCACAATGCGCTCCCGCTGCCCGTCGACCACGGTGTCCGGGGGTGCGGTGGTCATGTGCCGACTATAGAGGCCGCCGGCCGGAGCTGCACCCAAGGCTCTGTACTCCTCATCTGTTATCGCTGGAAACGTGTAGTGTTATCAGTGATATTCAAAGGGAGGTATCGATGATCATCGTGACTGGAGCAACAGGCAAACTGGGCAGGGCCATCACAGAGGAATTGCTGACGCGGGTGCCGGCCGGGCAGGTCGGGGTCAGCGTCCGCGATCCAGACCGGGCGCAGGAGCTCGCCCAGCGTGGCGTCCGGGTCAGGCAGGGCGATTTTGCCGATCCAGACGCCCTGCGCCACGCCTTTGAAGGCGCCACACAGGTACTGGTGGTGTCGTCGGGCGTTCTGGGCGAGGACGGGCTGCGCCTGCACCGCACCGCCTTCGAGGCCGCGTGGAGTGCCGGTGCCCAGCGGGTGCTGTACACGAGTCACATGGCCGCCAGCGAGGACTCGCTGTTTCCGCCCATGCGCCTTCATGCGGCGACCGAGGCGCTGCTGCGGGCATCTGGTCAGCCCTACACGTCGCTGCGCAACGGGTTCTATGCCGACAGTGCGCGGTTTCTGCTCGGGCCAGCGTGGACGACAGGCGAGGTGAGTGCCCCGCAGGACGGCCCGGTGTCATGGACAACACACGCCGATCTGGCGGAGGCCGCCGCGATCATCCTGGCCGATGAGGGACGCTTTGACGGCCCCACGCCACCCCTGACGGCCGCGCACGCACTTGATCTCGCCCAGATCGGAGAGCTGCTTTCTGCCCTGACCGGCCATCCCACCCGCCGCACGGTTGTTCCCGATGACGACTTCCGGGCTCTGCTGGTCGCACGCGGCATGCCGGAGGACAGAATCGCCGTGACGATGGGGCTCTTCCACGCCAGCCGCCGGGAAGAATTCGCGGCCACCGACCCCACCCTGACCCAGCTTCTGAACCGCGAACCACAGCCCATGCGCGTGGTGCTCGAAGCCCAGATGAACGAGAAGAACCCGGCCTGAGCGGGCGCTCGAAGGTCGAACAGTCAACCTGAGCGAGCCGCGGCACTTTCAGGTGGGCAGCCCATCTTCCTGGGGTAGCCTACGGTGTGCCCGTTCCCGACTACCAATCCTTCATGCGACCGCTTCTCGTGGCCGCCAGCGATGGAGAGGTCTGGATGGTTCGCGACCTCTACGCACGACTCGCCAGCGACTTTGCTCTCTCCGAGGCTGACCTCGCCGAGATGCTGCCGAGCGGACGGCAGGCCACGTATGCGAACCGCATCGGGTGGGCCAAGACGTACCTGCTCAAGGCCGGTGCTCTGAGCAGCCCATCGAGAGGAACAGTGACCATTACGGATCGCGGGAGAAACCTGCTGGCACAGCGCCCCAACACTGTATCGACACGCGATCTGCTCGCTTTCCCCGAGTTCCAGCAGTTCCAGGCAGGCGGGGAGCCCGCCGATTCGACGGTCACCGTCGTACCGGACGCGGCCCAACCCACCCTCTCCCCTGAGGAGCAGCTTGAAGCCCTCTCCGCCACCCTGGATCACGCCCTCGTCAAAGAATTGCAGACTCAAATCCAGACCGTCTCAGCGCAGCAATTCGAGCGGCTTGTGGTGGCCGTGCTGGTCGCCATGGGCTACGGGGGCAGCGCGAGGGACGCAGGAATGGCCATCGGAAAGAGTGGAGACAACGGCATTGACGGCCTCATCAAGCAGGATCCGCTGGGCCTGGATCGCGTCTACATTCAGGCCAAGAAATGGCAGAACCCGGTTCATAGTCCGGAAATCCGCACCTTCGCGGGCAGCCTGACCTATCACAGGGCGTCCAAGGGCTTTTTCATCACGACCGCAGCGTTCAGCGACGGAGCAATGAAGACGGCAGCCCAGATCGGCAACATCATCCTGATCGACGGGGCGACGTTGGCGCGCCTGATGATCGACTACGGGGTCGGTGTGATTACGCGGGAGACTTACCGCGTTCGCCGGGTCGATGTCGAGTATTTCGACGAGTTATGACCACCGCCCCCACCCTCACCACTCCGCGCCTGCTGCTGCGCCCGCACCGCGCGGACGATCTGGATTCGTGCGTGGAGCTGTGGCAGGACGCAGTGGTCACGCGGTACACGAGCGGCAAACCTCTGGCGCGGCAGGACGTGTGGACGCGGCTGCTGCGGCACCCCGGTCACTGGGCGCTGCTGGGCTTCGGGTACTGGGTGGCCGAGGAACGCGAGTCCGGACGCTTCGTGGGCGAGGTGGGGCTGGGGCGCTTCAAGCGTGACCTGCTGGCGGGGCAGCCGGAACTGGACGCGGTTCCCGAGGCGGGCTGGGTGACGCTGCCGTGGGCGCACGGGCGCGGCTACGCGGGCGAGGCGGTGGGCGCGGTGCTGGGCTGGCGGGACGCGCACCTGCCGGGCGCGGAGACCTTCTGCATCATCAGCCCGGAGAACGCGGCGTCGCTGCGGCTGGCGGCCCGCGTGGGCTTTGTGGTGACGGGCGAGGCGGGAGCGCCGGACGACCGGGTGCTGGTACTGACCCGGACACGCCCTCAGATCCGCGCCGAGTGACGGCTCTCGACCCGCGCCACCTGATCCCAGCGCCAGGAACCGGCATGCGCCATGGCCGCCAGCCGGCGGCGCAGCGCGTCGTGCGTGTGCAGGAATTCGCGGTACTCGTCCGCACTGCGCACGGCCAGTCCGGCGTCCCGCAGGATGTCCAGATCCGGGGGGGGTGGAGTGGGCGGCAGGGGCTGGTGGTGCACGCGTTCGAAGGTGCGGGTCAGCGAGTCGACCGACGCGAGCGCGCGTTGCAGGCCGGGTGGGCGGTCGCTGTCCAGCGCTCCCTGGATGATCAGCAGCGCCTCGCCCAGGGCCGGCAGCGTCAGATCCAGGGCGTCCTGCCGGTCGTGATCGTGGAAGCGGTGCAGGTACGGCGAGTTCAGGTGCGCCGCATCGATGCGGTTCAGGATCAGGTGCAGGTCCGTGGTCAGGCTCAGCAGACCCCGGTCGTGATCCGTGTGGGCCCGCAGGATCAGGTTCTGGGCATCCGGCCCCGCGCGGTGCAGGTGCAGGGCCAGTTCGCGCCGGTCACTGCGGGCCTGGGCGATGGGCACGATGAAGGTGATGGCGAAACTCAGCAGGAAGAAGCCGTTGATCGACGCTATGTCGGTCATGATCCGCCAGAAGGTCTCGGGCGCGATGATCTCGCCCAGACCCAGGGTGCTCAGCGTGTACCCGACGAAGTAGAAGGTGGCCGGAAAGGTCGCGGCCTGCCCGCTCTCGGCACCCAGCAGGGCTCCGGGCTGCGACCAGAAGATCAGGGTCCAGCCGAACCACACCAGCAGTGTCCATGCGATCAGCGTCCCGACGATCAGGGTGGGCGTGCTCCACGACAGCCAGGTGCGCCGCCCACTGATCCTCGACGCCGTCGTGACGATCCAGTACAGCGGTCGGTGGATGGCCCGGCTCAGGCGACCCTCGCCGGACTGGATACACGTGACGAGCATATCGGCCAGGACGGCCACGACGAGCACCAGACCGGGAATCCACAGGAACTGACGGAGCATCGTCCACAGTGTGACACCCCCGGTCGGCGGCGGCGCGTGCCGGCTCAGCGCCCGCGCTGCCGCCGTTCCTGTTCGCGCATGGGCATGGTGTCGATCAGGGCGTTCACGGTCGACAGAGACGGCGGTGACGGATACGTCGCCTTGATGCCGCGATCCTTGCCGATCAGGGCGGCAGCACCGTACCGGGAACCCACCTTGCCCCCCGGATCGGCCAGCACCGTGAGCATCAGCGAGCCGGGCGCATTCAGGCGGGCGTCGCCGGGCGGCACCAGCGCCACCACGCGCAGATCACGCACCTGCAACTCGGTGTCCTGTGCCCGCATGGCGTCCAGATACGCCGCTGTCGGATTGCGGACGATCAGGATCCGTTCGCGGCCCAGGGCGCTGGACAGTGACCAGTCGCGGCCCTGAGCCGTCTGGAGGGTGAAGGGGGCAGCCAGGGCCGAGACAGCCAGCAGCGCGGAAACGGTCATACCCGAGTGTGCCGGTCAGTGGTGAGGGCAGCGCGGCAGTCGGATCGGGATGCATTAAGGGTCGGGAGAACCCGGGAATGGCCGCCCCCGAGGAGCATGGCACCGGGGGCCATCCCTGCAGATGACCGCACCGTCAGTTCCCCCTATACTCCGGCGCGGGTGGAGGCGGCGGAGCTGCCCACCTCCGGGGGACGTGATGCGGGACAGGACGCGGAGACGGCGTGCGCTGCTGGCAGGAGCAGCGCTGGTGGGCGCAGGGATGACCGGTCGAGGTGGCACCCAGGCCGCCGACACCACAGCGACCGACGCGGTGGTCAAGGCGGCCTCCACGCTGTTCGTCTCGGCGCAGCTGGGGGGACTGATCCGGGACTGGTGCGTGGCTCAGGCCCCAGCACAGCGGGCCGGGGTGGACAGGGGCTATGCCGCGTGGCAGGCCACCTTCGGACTGCCCGCCATCGAAACGTACCTCCGACGTTCCAGTCCGGAACTCGTGAATCGCCTGAGCTCGGCGGCGCTGGCACGGCGGCAGGAGGTGAACCGTCTCCTGACGGGCGAGAGTCAGAACCCTGCCACCGACTGCGCGAACCTGCGCGACCTCCTGATGAGACACGCGGATCTGGGACGGCAGTACCCCCAGGAGTACGCGCTGACCGCCCAGATCCGCCGGGGAACCGCCACGGCCGCGCCGGCGCCGGTAGCGACCACGCCAGGAACAGCGGGCACCGGCGGGCCGTTCGTGACCGCCACGGAATTCGGGCCGTTCTACCGTTCTGCGATCCTGACCCGGCTGGTGGCGGCAGGAGGGCAGGCCCCGTTCCGGCCCGGCGGTGCATTGAAATCCGCCGCCTATACCTGCGTGCAGAAGGACACCGACGAGAACGAGACCCTTGAGGGCACCACCCGCTACACCCTGACCCTGTGGGCGGATCACGGCCTGCGGGCCACGAACCTGAAGCGCCAGTGGAAGGCGAACGCGCCATACACGCTCAAGGATCTGGCCGGGCGCTTCACCTACGACGCGAACACCGGCGCGATCCAGATCGACGCCGACTACGACAACCGGATGCTGGAGGATCTGGTGGTCGAGGCCGGGGTGTACCGGGGCGTGGGCGACGACGCCCCGCGCTACAACATGTTCCGCGCCCTGACCGGTGCCGACGGGCGGATGCTGCTGTACGGCCAGCAGGCCTACGGCGCCGACTCGGACACCACCCAGACGATCTGCACGCCCGCCGGCGCGCCGGCCGGCCTCTCGCCGGTCGAGGCCGCGAGGCGGGAGCAGGCCGAGCAGGAGCGGATCTTCAACCTGTACCGCACGACGCCGGGGGCGGGGGCGACATCCGCGCAGATCGAGGGCATCGTGCATTCCTACGACAACCGGTACGACGGGGTCAACGTGACCGGCGAGGAGCGCTCGGTGCTGCTGCTCAGGGACGGGCGGGCGTACCTGAACCTGCGCTGGACACCCCACGACCTGAACGTGGCCGCGTCGGTGACGGGCGAGCCGGGACAGTGGACGCGCTGGCGGCGGATCGGTGGCGCCCTGCAGGTGCAGCGCGGCGGACAGTGGGAGGCTCTGAAGGCGGTGCCGGGCCTGCCCTTCCAGAAGAACGAACGCCTGACCGGCACCTACGGCCTGGAGACGGCGTACACCTCCGGCACGCTGATGTGGGGCGCGACCTCGGTCTGGCGGCAGTACTACACCTTCACGCCGGACGGCCGCTTCACCCGGTCAGCCAGCCAGAACCTGTACGGCACCATGGACAACGGGGCGACCCGTACCACGGGGTCGGCCGGGTCGAGCCGGCCGGATGAGGAGGGAACGTACCACGTGAGCGGCTACACCCTGGAACTGCGCTACCGCAGCGGCCGGGTGGATCGCACCTACGGCTTCTTCTGGGACGCGAAGCGCAGCAGGCTGGTCATCGGTGGTACCACCTACTCCCGGAAATGAGGGCCGCAGCGGTGGCAACGCCACTCAGTCCCCCAGCTCCGCGAACACCGCGCGGCTGATCACCAGCTGCTGGATCTCGGAGGTGCCCTCGTAGATCTCGGTGACCTTGGCGTCGCGGTACAGACGCTCGACGGGATACTCGCGGCTGTAGCCATTGCCGCCGAAGATCTGGATGGCGTCGCGGGTCACGTCCACGGCGGTCTCGGAGGCGAGCAGCTTGGCAATACTCGCCTCCTTGCCGTAGGGGCGGCCCTGATCTTTCAGCCACGCGGCCTTCAGCGCGACCAGCCGGGCACTCTCGATCCGGGCCGCCATGCGGGCGACCTTGAAGGACACGCCCTCGAACTCGCGCAGCTTCCTGCCGAACTGCTCGCGTTCGGTCGCGTAGCGGGCGCTGTGTTCCAGTGCGGCGCGGGCGATCCCCAGGGCCTGCATGGCAATGCCGATGCGCCCGGCGTCCAGGCTCGCCAGCGCGATAACAAGGCCCTGGCCCTCCTCGCCCACCATGTTCGCGTGCGGGACGCGCACGCCGTCGAAGGTGACGGTGGTGGTGTGGGAGGCGTGCAGGCCGAGCTTCTCCTCGGGGGTGCCAAAGGTCAGGCCCGCGCTGGGGTGCGGCACGATAAAGCAGCTGATGCCGCGTGCCCCCGCGCCCCCGGTGCGGACCATGACCAGATACGTGTCGGCCTGCCCGCCACTGGTGATCCACGCCTTGGTGCCGTCCAGCACCCAGTCGTCGCCGTCACGCACCGCTTTCAGGGACAGGCTGGCGGCGTCGCTGCCCGCATGGGACTCGGTCAGGCAGAACGCGCCGAGGTGCTGGCCGCTGGCGAGGGGCCGCAGGAAGCGCTCGCGCTGCTCGTCGGTACCGTATTTCAGGATCATCTGCTCGGGCAGGCCGTTCTGCACCGACACGATCACGGCCACGCTGGCGTCGGCGGCGGCGATCTCCTCCAGGCACAGGGCGTAGGTCACGGAGTCCAGGCCCGCCCCGCCCCAGCGCTCGGGAACCGTGGCCCCCAGCAGGCCCAGGTCGGCCAGGCCGCGCAGCTGCCCGCGGGGATACTCGCCACTGCGGTCAAAGGCGGCGGCGTGCGGCGCGATCTCGGCGCGGCTGTACTCGCGGACGTGCTGCACGATCAGGCGCTGGTCGTCGGACAGCGCGAAGGCCATGCCCTCGCTGGCGGTGGTGGCGGCGGTCATACGTCAGCCTACCAAACGGGCGTTAGGTTCCGGCCAGGGCCGCTGTGAGCGCTTCCTCGATACCGCGCCCCCTCCAGCCGCTGTCGATCGCCTGCACGTCTCCTTCACTCCAGCGCAGGTGTGCTCCTATGACCGACCCGCCGGCAATCGCCAGGGCCGCGTGCGTGACGGCCTCCGGTGGAACACCAGGGCACAGGCGGGCCGCAGCGGTGCGCAGGGCCGGAGCCAGCGGCAGGGGCGGGCAGGTCACTCGGACACGGGCGGGCAGGGACACACCATGAAGAATAGACGCTGTGAGGTTCTTCACGGCGCACCACACGCGGGTCACTAGAATGCCCCCGGTACACGTGGACGGAACCCTCGCATGACAGTGACCTCACCATGAAAGTGGGTGGCATGGCTGGCGGTGGCCCTGCTGATCCTTCTGGCACTGACGCTGGGAGCGCTCACGCTGGGCGCTTTCGCGTCCCTAAACAGCGGCGCTCCGCTGCTGCTGCGCTCGGCAGGAACCGTCACCACGACTGTGCTCAGCCAGCTGGGGCTGCCGGACATGGAGCCGCTCGACCGGGCCCTCATCCTGACCGGCGTGACCGGTGTGGTGGCGGCGCTTGCGGCATATATCAAACCGCGTTCCTGAGCCGCCCATGACCCGCTCCCGCACGCCTTAACATGCGTTCAGGGGCCTCTCATTACCCCCGTGCTTACGATTGGATGGTTTGTCCCGGAGGATGAGTGTGAGGCTGTCAGAAAGACATCGGTATCGACCTGGGAACGGCGACGTTCCTGATTTACAGCAAGAGTCGCGGCCTGGTATTGCAGGAACCCAGCGTGATCGCCATGTCGCGCGACAGCAAACAGGTCAAGGCGGTGGCGAGGAAGCCTACCGCATGATCGGGCGCACGCCCGGCGGGATCGTGGCCGTGCG from Deinococcus sp. AB2017081 encodes the following:
- a CDS encoding GNAT family N-acetyltransferase, yielding MTTAPTLTTPRLLLRPHRADDLDSCVELWQDAVVTRYTSGKPLARQDVWTRLLRHPGHWALLGFGYWVAEERESGRFVGEVGLGRFKRDLLAGQPELDAVPEAGWVTLPWAHGRGYAGEAVGAVLGWRDAHLPGAETFCIISPENAASLRLAARVGFVVTGEAGAPDDRVLVLTRTRPQIRAE
- a CDS encoding DUF4388 domain-containing protein, with product MPERLPELGEPVGELHSFTQNAGPLRVLFMSELRPPLGEAVGGRSASLQQCIVSDATRAGDAILIMGETAPNLVVMQLSAGQPDAAALLEHARLSWPQTAFLAFTAGPDVNAHPLVETYGDMTCLTSPDLASLHAAVEQELQRLCFGLIRGVSLPNLLQMLHWERRSVSLLVRRGEGRAWGRLHLRAGDIVDAYVHESGQAGETAALELLSWEHAVTTLERSYRNQHTVIRTPLQGLLMEAMKRQDESSRAPPTVAEAGPTENTDPSSGTVPPPSTPSSLRQPEPLRDSTPREVCAMSNINATLETALNTIDGALAAALVDHSSGMPLGKMGSGVNLDMAAAGNTEVVRAKLRTMEMLGIKGGIEDILITLDTQYHILYLIPRQPLFLYLVLNRDRANLAMARFKLKALGSELTI
- a CDS encoding intradiol ring-cleavage dioxygenase — translated: MNPSDRPDLSPLHLDGDTDDGMTGTILSRRRALRLLGLGGGAAALGAGGVLAQRGGGPGGMSGAGGTSAGTSGAAGLPGCVVRPAMTEGPYFVESEPRRSDIRRDSTTGRLSAGVPLTLSFVVSRVAVGGCTPRSGVLIDVWHCDALGVYSDVQGNTGDFLRGSQVTDAQGRARFTTIYPGWYQGRAVHIHFKLRPLDASGRATGEFTSQLFFPENVNTAVFARAPYRQKGTKADTPNATDGIYRNGGNQLLLDVKGDASRGYAATFDVGLNIG
- a CDS encoding TetR/AcrR family transcriptional regulator is translated as MTTAPPDTVVDGQRERIVDAAIALLIRDGRDALTTRNVAAAAGVQAPTLYRLFGDKRGLLDAVAEQGFARYLHQKQGSASGKDPLDDLRDGWNLHVAFGLSHPAIYVLMVGDPRPDRALPADTAGRGYLHRKIRALAQAGQLRVSEEQAAQLFHAAGSGVVLTLLSLPEDQRDLSLSVLARESVLATMTGGAAPRSGTGLSQAAVTLNALLPESAALSAAERLLMTEWLTRIATPALEERRQS
- a CDS encoding restriction endonuclease codes for the protein MPVPDYQSFMRPLLVAASDGEVWMVRDLYARLASDFALSEADLAEMLPSGRQATYANRIGWAKTYLLKAGALSSPSRGTVTITDRGRNLLAQRPNTVSTRDLLAFPEFQQFQAGGEPADSTVTVVPDAAQPTLSPEEQLEALSATLDHALVKELQTQIQTVSAQQFERLVVAVLVAMGYGGSARDAGMAIGKSGDNGIDGLIKQDPLGLDRVYIQAKKWQNPVHSPEIRTFAGSLTYHRASKGFFITTAAFSDGAMKTAAQIGNIILIDGATLARLMIDYGVGVITRETYRVRRVDVEYFDEL
- a CDS encoding NAD(P)H-binding protein codes for the protein MIIVTGATGKLGRAITEELLTRVPAGQVGVSVRDPDRAQELAQRGVRVRQGDFADPDALRHAFEGATQVLVVSSGVLGEDGLRLHRTAFEAAWSAGAQRVLYTSHMAASEDSLFPPMRLHAATEALLRASGQPYTSLRNGFYADSARFLLGPAWTTGEVSAPQDGPVSWTTHADLAEAAAIILADEGRFDGPTPPLTAAHALDLAQIGELLSALTGHPTRRTVVPDDDFRALLVARGMPEDRIAVTMGLFHASRREEFAATDPTLTQLLNREPQPMRVVLEAQMNEKNPA
- the ilvD gene encoding dihydroxy-acid dehydratase encodes the protein MTTTGKKQLNWNSHHVTQGDERAPNRAMLRAVGFEDGDFEKPIIGVAHAQSNITPCNNGLGELADHITGAIREGGGMPQIYGTITVSDGISMGTEGMKCSLVSREVIADSIETVSRGQSHDGVIVVGGCDKNMPGAMIGIARLNIPAVFVYGGTIKPGHYDGKDLTIVSVFEAVGAYGAGKISREDFTEIEKRACPGNGSCGGMYTANTMSSAFEAMGMSLPYSSTMSAVDAEKAVSSADSARALLKLIEQDIRPLDILTKKAFENAITVIMAVGGSTNAVLHLMAIAHACDIDLTLADFERIREATPVFCDLKPSGQYVATDLHEVGGIPRVMKMLLKEGLLHGDCLTVTGKTVAENLADEKDAPDAGQDVIRPYDQPIYTEGHLAILRGNLAEEGSVAKISGLKSIKITGPARVFDSEEECMHAIMADQIRAGDVLVIRYEGPKGGPGMREMLSPTSAIIGKGLGDSVGLITDGRFSGGTFGLVVGHVAPEAFVGGTIALVHEGDTIELNAETLQLTLHVDDAEIERRRAAWVQPEPRYRRGVLAKYAKLVSSASVGAYTD